In the genome of Ictalurus furcatus strain D&B chromosome 13, Billie_1.0, whole genome shotgun sequence, one region contains:
- the LOC128617119 gene encoding uncharacterized protein LOC128617119 has product MIRHTHGGYVSESESEESDELRASSMNAQLRQENKALKSHVERLQILLSDVPHFEEEKRTMLEALHQSCVREPNVKERLKEEERENECIEDALADLTYILRSEKPRQIKLVTLKREVLTAKCCVEDMQISLDERDEIIRRKDAELVELFAFLKDCSVHAEEIAARIEDAEKAVRAVREREVKEPLRVRDVQACKVKWKKTPPAPVKTVQSEVRQSRVNGMLVTVCCFALTLIFMLFFIFSVLLPFSCEESLAITCTEVILDSVEELRVPFRTADCTA; this is encoded by the coding sequence ATGAttagacacacacacggtgGTTACGTGTCGGAGTCGGAGTCGGAGGAGTCCGATGAACTGCGCGCGAGCTCCATGAACGCGCAGCTGCGCCAGGAGAATAAAGCGCTGAAGAGTCACGTGGAGCGTCTGCAGATCTTACTGTCCGACGTCCCACATTTTGAAGAAGAGAAGCGCACCATGCTGGAGGCTCTCCATCAGTCCTGCGTGAGAGAGCCGAACGTGAAGGAGCGCttgaaagaggaggagagggagaacgAGTGTATCGAGGACGCGCTCGCGGATCTGACGTACATCCTGAGATCTGAAAAGCCTAGGCAAATAAAATTAGTGACTCTCAAGCGAGAGGTGCTCACAGCCAAATGTTGCGTGGAGGACATGCAGATCAGCCTCGACGAGAGAGATGAGATCATCAGGAGGAAAGACGCAGAGTTAGTGGAACTATTCGCCTTTCTCAAGGACTGCTCTGTGCACGCGGAGGAAATCGCAGCGCGCATCGAGGATGCAGAAAAAGCGGTGCGCGCGGTCAGGGAGCGCGAGGTAAAGGAGCCTTTGCGCGTGCGGGACGTACAGGCATGCAAGGTGAAGTGGAAGAAGACTCCTCCAGCTCCAGTGAAGACAGTTCAGAGTGAAGTGAGACAGTCCAGAGTGAATGGCATGCTGGTTACAGTGTGCTGCTTCGCCCTCACACTGATCTTCATGctcttctttattttctccGTTTTACTGCCATTCAGCTGTGAAGAAAGCCTGGCCATCACGTGCACTGAGGTCATCCTGGACAGTGTGGAGGAGCTTAGAGTGCCTTTCCGTACTGCTGATTGTACTGCGTAA
- the btbd17a gene encoding BTB/POZ domain-containing protein 17 — MLVQTLDSKSQNAMQLYGTAALSYGRDSTHLRPQDDERDGIASGMKVEKYKSISIKSHFWTCTIPYSSTDTDSPYRSVSDAGLLRLDEEVDNGVSVIGHSEHLKAQLEALLLHGNNSDVSLRVETTDGDEVKVIQAHKLMLSLQSRTFLKLLEKRNSSTLVLRESPECTAVFEKFIRYLYCGELYLRLDETSALHELATKYGVSVLQHGLTEYMIQNLASASLGGHVVRWYEYATGEGDASLRASCLQFLLRNVTSVLRSSQWPSVSSQLLMALLQRSDLVLYSELELFKALETWLMHNEPDNVTVENVLRAVRYPMIPPRELFRLQRESQVLLRYYESVRDLLYMAYQFHAAPPPQLAKFFDVNCSLFIPRNYLASAWGSAWLINNPARDDRTATFHTQLGPSAHDSSKRVIWNALFSPRSRSDGNPRIIITPANSSPDFAGVIFQKTVIVCVRQQGLLVVRRVYNFHQSTEENGDFLTDSDLHESSSEYLVDGWLHLHVIIKPVYQTLISTKIK; from the exons atgTTGGTGCAGACGCtggactcaaagtcccagaatgccaTGCAACTATATGGCACAGCTGCGCTGAGTTACGGCAGAGACTCAACTCATTTACGTCCGCAAGATGACGAGCGGGACGGCATTGCTAGTGGCATGAAAGTTGAAAAGTATAAGAGTATAAGCATAAAA TCACATTTTTGGACCTGTACTATTCCGTATAGTTCAACAGATACAGACTCGCCATATCGCTCTGTATCCGATGCAGGTCTGTTGAGGTTGGACGAAGAAGTGGACAACGGCGTCTCCGTGATCGGTCACTCTGAGCATTTAAAGGCACAGCTGGAGGCTCTACTGCTGCACGGGAACAACAGCGACGTGTCTCTGCGTGTGGAGACGACAGACGGGGATGAGGTGAAGGTGATCCAAGCCCACAAGCTCATGCTGTCTCTGCAAAGCCGTACCTTCCTGAAGCTGCTTGAGAAGAGGAACAGCAGCACGCTGGTGCTGAGAGAGAGTCCAGAGTGCACCGCCGTTTTCGAGAAGTTTATCAG GTATTTGTATTGTGGTGAACTGTATTTGCGTTTGGATGAAACCTCTGCTCTGCATGAGCTGGCCACCAAATACGGTGTCTCAGTTCTCCAGCATGGCTTGACTGAATACATGATCCAGAATCTGGCCAGTGCTTCTCTGGGCGGTCACGTGGTGCGCTGGTACGAGTATGCAACCGGAGAGGGCGACGCCAGCCTTCGTGCCAGCTGCCTGCAGTTCCTGTTGCGGAACGTGACGTCGGTGTTACGGAGCTCGCAGTGGCCATCGGTCAGCTCCCAGCTGCTGATGGCGCTGCTGCAGCGTTCTGATCTGGTGCTGTACAGCGAGCTCGAGCTGTTTAAGGCCCTCGAGACCTGGCTGATGCACAATGAGCCAGACAAcgtgacagtggaaaatgtacTGCGTGCAGTGCGTTACCCAATGATCCCACCACGTGAGCTGTTCCGCTTGCAGCGTGAGTCGCAGGTGCTCTTGCGCTACTACGAGTCAGTGCGTGATCTCCTCTACATGGCCTACCAGTTCCATGCAGCACCCCCACCACAGCTTGCCAAGTTTTTTGATGTGAACTGCAGCCTGTTCATCCCACGCAACTACCTCGCATCAGCATGGGGCAGCGCGTGGCTCATTAACAACCCAGCACGTGACGACCGCACGGCCACCTTCCACACACAGCTGGGCCCGAGTGCCCATGACTCCAGCAAGCGTGTGATTTGGAACGCACTGTTCTCACCACGCTCACGTTCTGATGGTAACCCACGTATCATAATCACACCTGCCAACTCCAGCCCTGACTTCGCCGGGGTCATCTTCCAGAAGACGGTGATCGTGTGTGTGCGGCAGCAGGGGCTTCTGGTGGTACGCCGTGTGTACAACTTCCACCAAAGCACAGAAGAGAACGGTGACTTCCTGACTGACAGCGACCTACATGAGAGCTCTTCTGAGTATTTGGTGGACGGCTGGCTGCACCTGCACGTTATTATCAAACCCGTCTATCAGACACTTATctccacaaaaataaaataa
- the synpo2lb gene encoding synaptopodin 2-like protein, with translation MVAEEVVVTLSGGAPWGFRLQGGTEQKQPLQVSKVRKRSKACRAGLRESDELVSINDVFCGELSHAEAMNLIDSGRGTLHLRIKRAPVGFPSVVLLDRAPSPRIDKEYRAALRALSPPVSSKVSSVHRGSLMSPTNGPEWLRSPPESEAYYGETDSDADVAAQDRQRKQRRRSPSSSPAKALGRSSPHQDDNSEMSGCESTSDMSAYSQTQSWAIPNGTYDGVEPPQQKSLPGVARREVVYQPNGVEWSLQAEHSSENSDQSPPGAVEVDSGFQEPPTVPLVSPVRAKEALKRTSYTQLVPMVGPVDNPVDEELTMTYMDKAKEARLHRSESVQDKQVKEARSKCRTIASLLTDAPNPHSKGVLMFKKRRQRAKKYTLTCFGSVDNESCSNTDGETEDESLFLGSESDIDEDSLSGAPDPTWDSGYLDVLEKRTSACVSSDGEAEASLGLSGTSGRGAQLFEQQRKKTEKHIPTPITPTLTSMPQQQPDTVLTYTSITPMTPVSSHNSSMVNGEPMVVSRTSVVLSSPGQTPMPTMSGTFPEQSDACSGSLVLNRTARPFAPGCVSHRAATAPVIFKTNTTKKPPLQAQAVSVATVPASFSPISSDGKRAIASTSLYIPLRPSTVSVPTSILSPSSSVASAPFSLASSNATPFTSQSSGMPAYHSPPAASTPPFNLAPAMSCQSFSAPPNMSFSPPHIIAQPPPLPSVSSQSFLSTYTPSPSLPHVPAPAPVQVPAPASQGSNMQPPPSPHKVSFNPYISVATTTSGTIESPIVHQYPLSNSSTGISSREQRIAVPAARTGILQEARRHGTKKPMFSKIEEKKPVSYNPELLSLVQNLDERSRPGAEPGFESGPEEDYLNLGAEACNFMQAQRSKIPPLVAPKPANNTIDIPQMGGKGADLFARRQSRMDRYVVDKQPKSPAKPREPSPTPSLPAHWKYSSNVRAPPPISYNPLLSPSCPLVAQRGSKANEAARSGIKSNPGQHKQGIKALDFLSRQPYQLNSSLFSYGGGVPQTITTYQQQQQQPPMSNGVGVVGTTLTSPKQVPVKAPRIYEIKRFSTPTPMSAPTALNPTVIVPRSATTLAEPLWRSDIVSPPPFTPRSAAPFSPPPPAPTGALPALPNLSTAPVPNATHIPGPIPMQPSAPFQAAKQFKSAPDLSPLSPSGMRSAVSASSQNLQAPRPRFSTSSMGLQPNVWRPGSMLY, from the exons GTGAGGAAGCGCAGTAAGGCTTGTCGGGCAGGTCTACGGGAGTCTGATGAACTGGTGTCGATTAATGATGTGTTTTGTGGTGAACTGTCTCACGCTGAGGCCATGAATCTGATCGACAGTGGCCGGGGAACCCTTCATTTACGGATTAAAAG ggCCCCTGTGGGGTTCCCATCAGTAGTCCTACTGGATCGAGCCCCGTCTCCTCGCATCGATAAAGAATACCGGGCAGCACTCAGAGCTTTGTCTCCTCCAGTGTCCTCGAAAGTGTCATCTGTCCATAGAGGATCACTCATGTCACCCACCAATGGCCCAGAATGGCTGAGATCCCCTCCTGAGAGTGAAGCATATTATGGTGAGACGGACAGTGATGCAGATGTTGCAGCTCAGGACAGACAGCGCAAGCAGAGGCGTCGCAGTCCCAGCAGCTCCCCAGCCAAAGCCCTTGGCCGAAGCTCACCCCATCAGGATGACAACTCTGAGATGAGTGGCTGTGAGAGCACATCTGATATGTCTGCATACTCCCAGACTCAATCCTGGGCCATTCCTAATGGTACATATGATGGGGTGGAGCCTCCACAGCAGAAGAGTTTACCTGGAGTGGCACGACGAGAGGTGGTTTACCAGCCCAACGGGGTGGAGTGGTCTCTTCAGGCTGAGCACTCTTCCGAAAACTCTGATCAAAGCCCACCAGGCGCTGTAGAGGTGGATAGTGGTTTCCAGGAACCCCCTACAGTTCCACTTGTGTCCCCAGTGCGGGCCAAAGAGGCACTCAAGCGCACATCCTACACACAGCTTGTGCCAATGGTGGGTCCTGTGGATAATCCTGTAGATGAAGAGCTCACCATGACATATATGGATAAAGCCAAGGAAGCCA GATTGCACAGAAGTGAGAGCGTGCAGGACAAGCAGGTGAAGGAGGCTCGATCCAAGTGTCGCACCATTGCCTCTTTGCTGACAGACGCTCCCAATCCTCACTCTAAAGGTGTGCTTATGTTCAAAAAGCGCCGACAGAGGGCCAAAAAATACACACTCACCTGTTTCGGCAGTGTTGACAACGAGAGCTGCAGCAACACAGACGGAGAGACGGAGGACGAGAGCCTTTTCCTTGGCAGTGAGTCAGACATTGATGAGGACAGCCTTTCTGGAGCACCAGACCCTACTTGGGACAGTGGCTATCTGGATGTTTTAGAGAAAAGGACATCAGCGTGTGTGTCGTCTGATGGGGAAGCAGAGGCTAGCTTGGGCTTGAGTGGCACTTCAGGGAGAGGGGCACAGCTCTTTGAGCAGCAGAGGAAGAAGACTGAGAAACATATACCAACACCCATTACTCCTACACTTACCTCCATGCCCCAGCAACAGCCTGACACTGTGTTGACCTACACATCCATTACTCCAATGACCCCAGTCTCCTCTCACAATAGCAGCATGGTGAATGGGGAGCCTATGGTGGTGAGCAGAACCAGCGTAGTGTTGTCTTCACCAGGCCAGACTCCCATGCCCACTATGTCAGGAACCTTTCCAGAGCAGTCAGATGCTTGCTCTGGAAGCTTGGTTCTCAACAGAACTGCAAGGCCTTTTGCCCCAGGCTGTGTCAGCCACAGAGCTGCAACAGCCCCAGTCATCTTCAAGACCAATACCACCAAGAAGCCCCCACTTCAGGCCCAAGCAGTGTCTGTGGCAACAGTACCAGCTTCTTTCTCTCCTATTAGTTCTGATGGGAAGAGAGCAATTGCCAGTACATCCCTGTACATCCCCCTAAGACCATCCACTGTCAGTGTCCCCACCTCTATCTTGTCTCCATCCTCCTCTGTAGCCTCTGCTCCATTTTCCCTGGCTTCTTCAAATGCTACACCTTTCACATCACAGAGTTCAGGCATGCCTGCTTATCACTCTCCTCCAGCTGCCTCTACACCACCTTTTAATCTAGCCCCAGCTATGAGTTGCCAGTCTTTTTCTGCACCACCAAATATGTCCTTTAGCCCACCTCATATCATTGctcaaccaccaccactaccCTCTGTGTCATCACAgtcatttttatccacttatACCCCTAGCCCATCCCTTCCCCATGTCCCAGCCCCTGCCCCTGTTCAAGTACCCGCACCGGCCTCTCAGGGCTCAAACATgcaaccaccaccatcacctcaCAAAGTTTCTTTCAACCCATATATCTCAGTGGCAACCACAACATCTGGAACAATAGAGTCTCCCATAGTCCATCAGTATCCCCTTTCCAATTCAAGTACAGGGATTTCTTCTCGAGAGCAGCGGATCGCCGTACCTGCTGCCCGAACAGGCATCCTGCAGGAAGCCCGTCGCCATGGCACTAAAAAGCCCATGTTCAGTAAAATTGAAGAGAAGAAACCGGTGTCCTACAACCCTGAGCTACTGTCTCTAGTGCAGAACCTGGATGAGAGGTCCCGTCCTGGGGCAGAGCCTGGATTTGAGTCAGGTCCAGAGGAAGATTACCTCAACCTGGGTGCTGAGGCTTGCAACTTCATGCAGGCTCAAAGGAGCAAGATACCTCCACTGGTCGCTCCTAAGCCAGCAAATAACACAATTGATATCCCCCAGATGGGAGGAAAAGGAGCAGATCTGTTTGCTCGTCGACAGAGCCGTATGGATCGATACGTGGTGGACAAGCAACCTAAGTCTCCAGCCAAGCCACGAGAGCCCTCACCCACTCCATCTCTTCCAGCTCACTGGAAATATTCCTCCAATGTTCGTGCCCCTCCACCTATCAGCTACAACCCATTGCTGTCCCCCTCCTGCCCCCTAGTGGCCCAACGAGGTAGTAAGGCCAATGAAGCTGCTAGAAGTGGAATAAAGTCGAACCCTGGTCAGCACAAACAAGGAATCAAAGCTCTGGACTTCTTAAGCAGACAGCCATATCAGCTCAATTCCTCCTTGTTCAGTTATGGTGGAGGTGTTCCCCAGACTATCACCACCtaccaacaacagcagcagcagccaccCATGTCAAATGGAGTTGGGGTAGTTGGCACAACCCTAACCTCACCAAAACAAGTGCCTGTCAAAGCACCACGTATATATGAGATCAAGCGCTTTTCCACTCCCACCCCAATGTCAGCACCTACAGCCCTGAACCCCACTGTGATTGTTCCACGCTCTGCCACCACTCTGGCTGAGCCCCTGTGGCGTTCTGACATTGTTTCACCTCCTCCTTTTACTCCACGTTCTGCTGCACCCTTCTCCCCACCACCTCCTGCCCCTACAGGGGCCCTGCCAGCACTCCCCAATCTTTCCACTGCCCCTGTACCAAATGCAACACATATCCCGGGACCCATTCCTATGCAACCTAGTGCACCTTTTCAGGCAGCCAAGCAGTTTAAAAGTGCCCCGGATCTGAGTCCCCTCTCCCCAAGTGGTATGCGCTCAGCAGTGTCTGCAAGTAGCCAAAATCTGCAAGCACCTAGACCACGCTTTAGCACCTCTAGTATGGGGCTGCAACCCAATGTGTGGAGGCCAGGCTCCATGCTCTATTAA